Part of the Aerosakkonema funiforme FACHB-1375 genome, TTCTTTTTCTGGCTTAAATACTTGACTCAGAAAATTCATTCCCCAATATTCATATTTGCCTATTCTTTGATTTGGCATCGTACAAACCAACATTTCATCTGCTTCATACCGCTCTCGTATAGAGGTATAAACAATTTTTTTATCTAATCCCATCTTTTGGAAAATTGCATCTACAAATTTACTTCGTCTTTGATAAACTAGAATCCAATCCGGCTCCCATTCCGCCTCACCTAATATAGCTAAATGCGGTAGTGCATCAATTAAAAAATGGAAATAATTTGTCGCCCAAATCAATTTTCCTATATCCAAACAAGAGCCTGTTAGATGATGATTTCGGCGGGAAATAGGCAGTAACCAATTATTTGGCGGGCCGTGATCTTGCCAGGATTCCATAGATGTAATAACTGCCTGATTATCTGGTGTTAGCACTGTTCCACCTACAGATGCACCTTTCGGAATACGCGCCGCCCAAGCAGCCGGACAATATAACTTGCTGGCTGGTAATGTAGTTTCTGAATTGCTGGAAATTAATTTTCCTTCCGGTACAATTAAATCTTCGGCATCAAATATTTGACGAGCAGTTGGCAAATCTTCCAAATTAATTGTGCTTTGGGGAGGCCATTGTTTGTTCCAGCTTAATGTGCGATGAATGGCAACTAGCTGAGTACGGAATTCGATCATTTTGGATTTCGACAATGCCATGCCAGTCATAGTAGTTTTTTAATTCCCCTTTTTAAATCTTTCGATGATAAACAATGCTAAGACAAACCAAGGTTCTACTAAATAGCGATGCCAAAGTCGATTTGGCTCCGCAATCAGGCGAGATAGCCATTCCAGACCCCATCTGCCAGCCCACCTGGGGGGAGTGGGAACTTCTCCTGCAATATAATCGATTGCCGCGCCAGCAGTCAAAATAGCATTTGTAGATAAACCCTCTATATTATCCAATACCCAGTGTTCTTGCCTGGGCATACTCATGCCTACCATAAGAACATGAGGCTGAAAGCTGTTAATTTTTGCCAATACATTTTTGTTCTCTTGACTATCGGGACGGGTATCAAAGTAGCCGTCTGCTGTGGCAATTTGCAACGTGGGAAACTTTTGTTGTAAGATTTTAGCTCCTCGTTGAGCTACTCCCGGTTTAGATCCCAAATAAAACACGCGCCAATTTTGCCGCGCAGCTTCTTCGATCAACCGAGGCGTCCAATCTGCATAAGTAACGCGGTGTTCTCGTTGGAAAGGATAACCTAAAAGCTTTGCCAAGAAAACAAGGGGCATACTATCTGCATGAATGTAATCTGCCAAAGCGTAAAAAGCACGCATTTTGGCGTCGCGGTGATAAATATGAATGCTGTGGAAGTTGTGGTTAGCAATAATCCAACTTTGGTTGCTGCTAACTGCTTCGGCAATGAGTGCATTCAAATCGGAAATAGATAGTGCATTTATCCATATTCCTACCAGGCTATAGGATTTTTTGTTCATCACTGCTTGCCTTTAATATGCGATCGACTTCTGCAATCATCAATTCTACTCTAGCGTTCCAACTGTGATTGGTGACGATTTTTTCCCGTGCCAGTCTTCCTCGTGCTACCAAATGCTCTCGTTCCCGATATGCTTTTGATATTGCTTGTTTTAATTGAGACAAATTTCCAGCTTGAAATAGAAAGCCAGTTTCTCCATTTCGGATTACTCTGATTGTATCCTCAAAGGCAGATGCTATAACTGGTTTTCCCATTGCCATGTATTCGTAAAGTTTCAGGGGTGAGAAATATATTTTGCCCGTTTCTCGCTCAACTTGCCCGCAATATCCAACATCAAAGCCAGCTATATAGGCTGGTACTTCCGAGGCGGGTATGCGATCTACAAATGCTACGTGGGGAGCTATATTTAGCTGGTGAGCAAGTTCCTGCCAAGTTTTTTGCATGGGGCCATCTCCAACGACGAGCAGCGATAAATCTAAACCTTCTGTTCGCAGATAGGCGATCGCTTCGAGCAAAAGGTTTAATCCTTGCCAAGCATACAAGCTACCGACATAACCAATGGTAAAGCTTGAAAATAAACGCTTGGGCTGATATCGGGCTGGATCGAATAATTCCACGTCTACGCCGTTGGGTATTACTACAATTTTTTCCGGTGATATGCCCAATTCGCGCACGATAATTTGTTTGAGTTCATAGCTAATGCAGACTAAAACATTGCACTCTCGGTAAGCTCGCAGTTCGAGCGATCGAGCTATTTTGCTGAGTACGATCGTTTTGCGCTGCTGTTTCGATTCGGAAAATAGGGGTGCATTTGTTTCTAGTATCCAGGGAATGCCATGTTTCCTGAAATATCCACCCCAAAGATTGGAATGCGGCAAAACGTTCGTAAGCCCAATCTACGCGATCGCCGAGTTCCCGCCAAGCTAGTTGTGCGTTAATCGCTCCCATTGCGATCCTCATTAAGTCGGCTAGGAATGTTTTAAACTGGCTTTGGGTCAACTGAGCTTCTGAACCTTTGCCGGATATAGTTGAAGGTAAGCGATTGCCCACAATGAATTGTTTGACTTCCCAACCTTGGGCTTCAAATCCTTTGATGATACCCATGACGTGCGATCGAGGCCCTGCCATTTCTGCATCTGGTCGAGTTGATACTCTGGGGCCTGCTGAAATATAGCCTAATCTTTTTTGTTGATTGTTCATTTTTGATTGTTTATTATTTTTTCCAATAACTCCGAACCTCAAACAACAAACTTATTTCTTCTCCATGAACAATGGATAATTGGTAATTCCGTTTTACCCACCACGCTTTTTTTTAAGTTGTCAAACCAGTTTAAAGCTCTGTTGAAGAATAGTCCATTTGTTTGAACACTGACGAAATAATTACTCGTAGGTAAGGAAATATCCAATAAAGATACCAAAACATTCCGCCATGTCTCTTCGTATATATTTTCCATTCCCTTGGCTCCATACCCTTCAAACTAAACACTTTTTCCAAACGCTTAGCCAAAGGTTGGTTTGAATCTTTCCAACTGCCGCCATAGGAGTTTCTCGAACAAGTACCTATGTAACCAGGGGCTATCCACAGCAAGCACCCCTTTTGACGCGCCCTGAGTCCGTAATCGTAATCTCCTAGTTGGTGGGGGAAAGCATCATCTATATTACCAACTTTTTCAGCTACCGCAGCAGGTATTAGCACGCAGTTACCGTTCATTGTTTGGCATTGCTGGGGTGACTCCCCCGCTTCTACCAATTTAAATTTGAGGCGACGCCAACGGTTGTAACGCACCTGACCGCCGTAAGTAGGCTTTTTACTGACGGGATCTCGCGTCGAGCCGACGACGATCGAATTGGGATAACCTTGCGATGCAAGTTTATTGTGGGTATCGAGCAGTTTGCCGATCGCGTCAGCTTCGAGAGTGGTATCGTCATTGAGCCAAAGATAATAGTCATAACCAACCTTAAGAGCTTCGGAAAATGCCAGTCGCATTCCGCCACCCCAGAACAAGTTGCCCTTGCCTGCAATCAGTTTGACAGTCGGATAGTTTGCCCTGACTGCATCCGATGTACCATCAGAACTAGCGTCATCTACGAGGTATACGTCACAACTGACATTTTGCTCGTAAAGCGCTTGCAGACATTTCAAAGTTTGGTCGCGTCTGTTGTAACAAGCGATCAAAATCGCTAAGGGTACGTGGTTCACTCGAACTTACCCCAGAAACTTACCGAGTTTTGATTCAGCATACTTTAAGAATTCCTGCCGTGCAACAGCATAAATATCTACTAACTCGGTAGATCGACTTCCAGTAGTAGAAGTCGTTCCATTCACTCTAGCCATTAAGGTAAAGAGTTTTCCAGTCAGGCCAGAGCAACCACATTGCTCCTGCGTTAAGTTTAGAAGAAGAATATTTGGTGTATAGGTCGGATATGTTTGTTATTTTTTGTTACAAACAACTAATTTATCCCCTTACAGCTATGACGCTGTTAGCGTCAATAACCATCGCTGTTACCTATCCCAGCCAAGCGCAGCGGCCAAG contains:
- a CDS encoding glycosyltransferase family 4 protein, encoding MPHSNLWGGYFRKHGIPWILETNAPLFSESKQQRKTIVLSKIARSLELRAYRECNVLVCISYELKQIIVRELGISPEKIVVIPNGVDVELFDPARYQPKRLFSSFTIGYVGSLYAWQGLNLLLEAIAYLRTEGLDLSLLVVGDGPMQKTWQELAHQLNIAPHVAFVDRIPASEVPAYIAGFDVGYCGQVERETGKIYFSPLKLYEYMAMGKPVIASAFEDTIRVIRNGETGFLFQAGNLSQLKQAISKAYREREHLVARGRLAREKIVTNHSWNARVELMIAEVDRILKASSDEQKIL
- a CDS encoding WecB/TagA/CpsF family glycosyltransferase encodes the protein MNKKSYSLVGIWINALSISDLNALIAEAVSSNQSWIIANHNFHSIHIYHRDAKMRAFYALADYIHADSMPLVFLAKLLGYPFQREHRVTYADWTPRLIEEAARQNWRVFYLGSKPGVAQRGAKILQQKFPTLQIATADGYFDTRPDSQENKNVLAKINSFQPHVLMVGMSMPRQEHWVLDNIEGLSTNAILTAGAAIDYIAGEVPTPPRWAGRWGLEWLSRLIAEPNRLWHRYLVEPWFVLALFIIERFKKGN
- a CDS encoding glycosyltransferase; translated protein: MNHVPLAILIACYNRRDQTLKCLQALYEQNVSCDVYLVDDASSDGTSDAVRANYPTVKLIAGKGNLFWGGGMRLAFSEALKVGYDYYLWLNDDTTLEADAIGKLLDTHNKLASQGYPNSIVVGSTRDPVSKKPTYGGQVRYNRWRRLKFKLVEAGESPQQCQTMNGNCVLIPAAVAEKVGNIDDAFPHQLGDYDYGLRARQKGCLLWIAPGYIGTCSRNSYGGSWKDSNQPLAKRLEKVFSLKGMEPREWKIYTKRHGGMFWYLYWIFPYLRVIISSVFKQMDYSSTEL
- a CDS encoding glycosyltransferase family 61 protein yields the protein MTGMALSKSKMIEFRTQLVAIHRTLSWNKQWPPQSTINLEDLPTARQIFDAEDLIVPEGKLISSNSETTLPASKLYCPAAWAARIPKGASVGGTVLTPDNQAVITSMESWQDHGPPNNWLLPISRRNHHLTGSCLDIGKLIWATNYFHFLIDALPHLAILGEAEWEPDWILVYQRRSKFVDAIFQKMGLDKKIVYTSIRERYEADEMLVCTMPNQRIGKYEYWGMNFLSQVFKPEKESKKIRLFIDRSGTAVRKLRNQAQMLEQLSKYNFVTVRLEEKTIQEQVNLFHNAEVIIAPHGAGLSNIAFCQPNTKIIELFSPEYVQTMYRKMAARLQLPWLGVLGKGEMLYPDSVKRNILYRDPSLNKDIILEPELIDRALAWAFEK